One Aneurinibacillus migulanus genomic region harbors:
- a CDS encoding PAS domain-containing protein gives MYRFNVTGRAVGQLFNHIITQVRLSKKLRDDVVANYKTRTEDHRIIKYTVILMKSEARLKKMHRDSS, from the coding sequence TTGTATCGCTTTAATGTAACGGGAAGAGCGGTAGGACAGTTGTTTAATCACATTATTACCCAAGTACGGTTATCAAAAAAGTTACGTGATGATGTAGTAGCTAACTATAAGACGAGGACGGAAGATCATCGAATAATTAAATATACAGTTATCTTGATGAAATCAGAAGCCAGACTGAAAAAGATGCATCGTGACAGCTCCTGA
- a CDS encoding PaaI family thioesterase — translation MKKKIDEFKIYEKHYEQILKQVKSDPYAESLGIQLTKFEAGFAEAMLEVQKHMVNAYGTVHGAVIYALADHAFSVACNAYGKTSLGVSTTIQFMESAKPGDKLVARATEVKRNYRTGFYRIDILHGQNLIATMEAVSYRKDHYFIELDEQV, via the coding sequence GTGAAGAAGAAAATTGATGAGTTTAAAATTTATGAAAAACACTACGAACAAATTTTAAAACAAGTAAAAAGCGATCCGTATGCTGAGTCATTAGGAATTCAGTTAACAAAATTTGAGGCTGGTTTTGCAGAAGCAATGCTAGAAGTACAAAAACATATGGTAAATGCATATGGGACTGTTCATGGGGCAGTTATTTACGCTTTAGCAGATCATGCTTTTTCGGTAGCCTGTAATGCATATGGTAAAACATCTCTAGGAGTATCTACAACAATACAGTTTATGGAGTCAGCTAAACCTGGAGACAAGTTAGTCGCTCGGGCAACAGAAGTTAAACGAAACTATCGTACAGGATTTTATCGGATCGACATCTTACATGGGCAAAATCTAATAGCAACCATGGAGGCCGTGTCTTACCGCAAGGATCATTACTTTATTGAACTTGATGAACAAGTTTAA
- a CDS encoding DMT family transporter, whose amino-acid sequence MKAIPMLKMSISMTIFGSIGFFSIKTGLPSFELVFVRCICATLFLSLCWVLSGQSKKEKWNKREIVQIVACGIFLVFNWVFLFKAFEMMSVTVAISIYHLAPVLVLLIGSVIFKEKLTVLSFLSIIICFIGTLLIIGINNNTSFHELLSSGIIWALLAALFYAFTTLLGKGIKHTSAYAMTFLQTFLGIIILIPFVDFDSFTGLTQNNWIAITATGLVHTGLVYYLFFDSLRYLPTKIISALVFLDPGVAILLDTLFTGFRPTFIQILGIVLIFSGMAFSLKKPKTIQVELSENYGAKNA is encoded by the coding sequence ATGAAAGCAATACCTATGTTAAAAATGTCCATTTCAATGACCATTTTTGGTTCGATCGGTTTTTTCTCAATAAAAACAGGTCTGCCATCATTTGAATTGGTTTTTGTTCGTTGCATTTGCGCAACGCTCTTTTTAAGTCTATGCTGGGTACTATCAGGTCAATCTAAAAAAGAAAAGTGGAACAAGAGAGAAATTGTTCAAATAGTAGCTTGTGGCATTTTTCTTGTATTTAATTGGGTGTTTTTGTTTAAAGCTTTTGAAATGATGTCAGTTACAGTAGCTATTTCCATTTATCATCTTGCTCCAGTTTTAGTACTACTTATCGGAAGTGTTATATTTAAAGAAAAACTAACTGTGCTTTCCTTTTTATCTATTATAATTTGCTTCATCGGTACCCTTTTAATTATTGGTATCAACAATAATACTTCTTTTCATGAATTATTATCTTCAGGTATCATTTGGGCACTTCTAGCAGCTCTATTTTATGCTTTTACTACTTTACTAGGTAAAGGAATTAAACACACAAGTGCTTATGCGATGACATTCTTACAAACATTTTTAGGTATTATTATTTTAATACCGTTTGTCGATTTTGACTCATTTACTGGCCTTACCCAGAACAATTGGATTGCCATTACTGCAACAGGATTAGTGCATACAGGATTGGTATATTACTTGTTTTTTGATAGTTTGCGCTACTTACCTACAAAAATCATTTCTGCATTAGTATTCCTTGACCCAGGTGTTGCTATATTATTAGATACGCTATTTACAGGCTTCCGCCCTACTTTTATACAAATTTTAGGAATTGTTCTTATTTTTAGCGGAATGGCTTTTTCTTTGAAAAAACCAAAAACAATACAGGTTGAACTATCTGAAAATTACGGTGCTAAGAACGCCTAA
- the azlC gene encoding azaleucine resistance protein AzlC produces MKKRNEIWIAFRSAFPYTVPIFAGFVFLGIAYGIYMNSLGFSAIYPIMMSLTIFAGSMEFVAANLLLVAFNPINALFLTLMVNARHLFYGISMLDKYKETGKKKFYLIYGLCDESFSINCTIDAPMNVDKGWFMFFVTLLNHSYWVIGAAIGGIFGSLVQFNTEGLDFVMTALFVVIFIEQWMKEKKHHSALVGLGLSTVSLIIFGGNNFIIPAMLAILGILTVLRKPLEKVEVTV; encoded by the coding sequence ATGAAAAAAAGAAATGAAATATGGATTGCATTTCGTTCGGCTTTTCCATATACAGTCCCTATTTTTGCAGGCTTTGTATTTTTGGGAATCGCTTATGGAATCTATATGAATTCATTAGGTTTCAGCGCAATTTACCCAATCATGATGAGTCTAACAATATTTGCAGGATCAATGGAGTTTGTGGCAGCTAATTTATTGCTTGTTGCGTTTAATCCGATTAACGCCCTTTTTCTAACTTTAATGGTAAACGCACGACATTTGTTTTATGGCATTTCCATGCTGGATAAGTATAAGGAAACCGGGAAGAAAAAGTTTTATCTGATTTATGGGCTGTGCGATGAGTCTTTTTCTATCAATTGTACCATTGATGCTCCAATGAATGTGGACAAGGGCTGGTTTATGTTCTTCGTGACACTGCTTAATCATTCTTATTGGGTCATCGGAGCAGCGATTGGCGGTATTTTTGGATCTCTTGTGCAGTTCAACACAGAAGGGCTTGATTTTGTTATGACGGCTCTCTTTGTTGTAATCTTCATTGAACAGTGGATGAAAGAGAAAAAGCACCATAGTGCTCTCGTAGGGCTTGGACTTTCAACTGTCAGCCTTATTATTTTTGGCGGAAACAACTTCATTATCCCTGCTATGCTTGCGATTCTGGGGATACTTACCGTTCTTAGAAAACCATTGGAGAAAGTTGAGGTTACTGTATGA
- a CDS encoding branched-chain amino acid transporter permease, producing the protein MTMSLTQQIITIAMVVLGTMLTRFLPFAVFPPGKPTPKYVQYLGKVLPSAVLGLLVIYCFKDVSFLSGNHGIPELIGVAVVALLHFWKKKMLLSMAGGTSVYMILVQLVF; encoded by the coding sequence ATGACTATGAGTTTAACGCAGCAAATTATCACAATTGCTATGGTTGTGTTAGGCACGATGCTTACAAGGTTTCTCCCATTCGCCGTTTTTCCACCGGGTAAACCCACACCGAAGTATGTTCAGTATCTGGGCAAAGTACTACCCTCGGCGGTGTTAGGACTTTTGGTCATTTATTGTTTTAAGGATGTGAGTTTTCTATCCGGCAATCACGGCATCCCTGAACTTATTGGGGTGGCGGTGGTTGCACTGCTTCACTTTTGGAAGAAAAAGATGCTCCTCTCCATGGCAGGGGGAACAAGTGTCTACATGATTTTAGTGCAATTGGTTTTTTAA
- a CDS encoding VanW family protein → MVMTWFAGLLLLFQPVTYPDSLLLVDRQGQTIATVNRADYALPLTGMSVVDVNKFQKLIDDLDRQVYRSPINAMVDDQGKIIPGQIGYKLHRQAFTEQFYTYFFSNGSSMIEVPQLEISPKVDSELLAHIREKQIGQYVTYFNASNKNRSHNIALASKAINNHVVFPDETFSFNQVVGKRTEEKGYLRAPVIVRGELSEGIGGGICQVSSTLFNAVDRAGLKIVQRYSHSRDVPYVPPGRDATVSWYGPDFRFQNKSNQPILIRAKTEGGRMIIRIYSSHVIEYKPREVPSTLERLPEEISTELMLLYKLHLIF, encoded by the coding sequence ATGGTAATGACATGGTTCGCTGGACTTTTGCTGTTATTTCAACCAGTTACTTATCCTGACAGCCTATTATTGGTTGACCGACAGGGACAGACCATTGCTACCGTTAACCGCGCAGACTATGCGCTACCTCTAACTGGCATGTCAGTGGTTGACGTTAACAAATTCCAGAAGCTCATCGACGATCTGGATCGACAAGTCTATCGGTCACCCATAAATGCCATGGTTGATGACCAAGGAAAAATTATTCCGGGACAGATAGGCTATAAGCTGCATCGTCAGGCGTTCACGGAGCAGTTCTACACCTATTTCTTCAGTAACGGCTCCTCAATGATAGAAGTACCTCAGCTGGAGATTTCTCCGAAGGTTGACAGCGAATTGCTTGCGCACATCCGGGAGAAACAAATCGGTCAATACGTGACGTATTTCAACGCCAGTAACAAAAATCGTTCACACAATATCGCCCTTGCTTCAAAAGCGATCAATAATCATGTCGTTTTTCCCGATGAGACATTCTCGTTTAACCAGGTTGTTGGCAAGCGAACGGAGGAGAAGGGCTATTTACGCGCTCCGGTTATCGTCAGAGGCGAGTTATCCGAAGGGATTGGCGGAGGGATTTGTCAGGTATCTTCGACACTATTCAATGCCGTCGACCGTGCCGGGCTAAAAATTGTTCAGCGCTATTCCCATAGCAGGGACGTCCCGTATGTGCCACCCGGTCGCGATGCTACGGTAAGTTGGTACGGTCCTGATTTTCGCTTTCAAAACAAGTCCAACCAACCGATACTGATCCGAGCTAAAACAGAGGGAGGCAGAATGATTATCAGGATTTACTCTTCTCATGTAATTGAATACAAACCACGCGAAGTTCCCAGCACCCTAGAGCGATTACCAGAAGAAATCAGCACGGAACTGATGCTATTATATAAATTACACTTGATATTTTGA